In the Suncus etruscus isolate mSunEtr1 chromosome 20, mSunEtr1.pri.cur, whole genome shotgun sequence genome, one interval contains:
- the HRH1 gene encoding histamine H1 receptor produces MAGEAPQFGRQDPGSLEACQLGMHHCWDPPSTQGPPNTSCNATDDHMCEWNQTTLGSPQLLSLSLAVLLSSVSLVTVGLNVLVLYAVHSERKLHTVGNLYIVSLSVADLIVGAVVMPMNILYLIMCRWSLGRPLCLFWLSMDYVASTASIFSVFILCIDRYRSVQHPLRYLKYRTKTQASVTILGAWFLAFLWVIPILGWQSFNASSPTAREGRCETDFYDVTWFKVMTAIINFYLPTVLMLWFYARIYKAVRQHYQHRDLANGSLPFFTERALRLPGSRPTRGVPWGFLKRKSGDITHDEPGLKSTLSGEAEEMKTPTVYIQDEDTEGDPHLCLPLSLVPPTQPAAERTLQSNQDVTPSQSQQLETEEQGFEVLEDNQSFSRTDSDTITESGPEKHKARSRSSVSLDYIKFTWKRLRSHSRQYMSGLHLSRERKAAKQLGFIMAAFILCWIPYFIFFMVIAFCKNCCNHYVHMVTIWLGYINSTLNPLIYPLCNENFKKTFKRILRIPP; encoded by the coding sequence GGCATGCATCATTGCTGGGACCCTCCTTCTACCCAGGGGCCTCCCAACACCTCCTGCAACGCCACTGATGACCACATGTGCGAGTGGAACCAAACCACACTGGGCAGCCCGCAGTTGCTGTCACTGTCGCTGGCAGTGTTGCTGAGCTCTGTGTCCCTGGTCACCGTGGGGCTGAACGTGCTGGTCTTGTACGCGGTGCACAGTGAGAGAAAGTTGCACACGGTGGGAAACCTGTACATTGTCAGCCTGTCGGTTGCTGACCTCATCGTGGGGGCTGTGGTCATGCCCATGAACATCCTGTACCTGATCATGTGCCGCTGGTCCTTGGGCCGGCCCCTCTGCCTTTTCTGGCTCTCCATGGACTATGTGGCCAGCACGGCCTCCATCTTCAGCGTCTTCATCCTCTGCATCGACCGTTACCGCTCGGTGCAGCACCCATTGCGCTACCTCAAGTACCGCACCAAGACCCAGGCTTCAGTCACCATCCTGGGGGCCTGGTTCCTCGCCTTCCTCTGGGTCATCCCCATCCTGGGCTGGCAAAGCTTCAATGCCAGCAGCCCCACGGCCCGGGAGGGTAGATGTGAAACGGACTTCTACGATGTCACTTGGTTCAAGGTCATGACAGCCATCATCAACTTTTACCTGCCCACTGTCCTCATGCTCTGGTTCTATGCCAGGATCTATAAGGCCGTGAGGCAACATTACCAACACCGGGATCTTGCCAACGGCTCCCTGCCTTTCTTCACAGAGAGGGCACTGAGGCTCCCAGGTTCCAGACCAACCAGAGGCGTCCCATGGGGCTTCCTGAAAAGGAAATCAGGAGATATCACCCATGATGAACCCGGCCTGAAGTCCACCCTGTCTGGAGAGGCAGAAGAAATGAAGACGCCCACTGTGTACATCCAGGATGAAGACACCGAAGGTGACCCCCATCTTTGCCTCCCTCTCAGCCTGGTGCCTCCAACACAGCCTGCGGCTGAGAGGACCCTCCAGAGCAACCAAGATGTTACCCCGAGCCAGAGCCAGCAGCTAGAGACTGAGGAGCAGGGGTTCGAGGTGCTAGAGGACAACCAGTCATTTTCCAGAACTGACTCAGACACCATCACAGAGTCAGGCCCAgagaagcacaaagccagaagtcgCTCAAGTGTGAGCCTGGATTACATCAAATTTACCTGGAAGCGACTTCGCTCCCACTCACGCCAATACATGTCAGGCCTACACTTGAGCCGAGAGCGCAAGGCTGCCAAACAGCTGGGCTTCATCATGGCGGCCTTCATCCTCTGCTGGATTCCCTACTTCATCTTCTTCATGGTCATTGCCTTCTGCAAGAACTGTTGCAACCACTACGTGCACATGGTGACCATCTGGCTCGGCTACATCAACTCCACACTCAACCCTCTCATCTATCCCTTGTGCAATGAGAATTTCAAGAAGACCTTCAAGAGGATCCTGCGCATTCCCCCCTAA